The Novipirellula caenicola genome includes a region encoding these proteins:
- a CDS encoding prenyltransferase/squalene oxidase repeat-containing protein has product MRKPTRRATVALLVACWLWSADAIAQPPVSMVAPAANGDDNDPVSRDVREMYDAGLAYLLQTQTENGTWSAGGEAGAGTTALGLLAFLASGDDPNFGLYRSAIRKSLRNIIRNQSSDTGYMGPSMYHHGFAMLALAEAYGAVDETDLWSGDSIEIADRENQRSIGQALELAVRSALTSQKNNPLGAWRYSPGAKDADTSVSGAVMMGLLAARNAGIEVSDEAIDRGLDYFSSMTSETGAVGYAGGLSGFGESIARSSIVCLVYAIARRKDLPPYAATESYLRKNLNERTGWIEYAWYYQSQALFQADVELWEKWNDSLVRKLKSRQSPDGSFSGDLGAANSTSMSLLALALNFRFLPIYER; this is encoded by the coding sequence ATGAGGAAACCAACTCGCCGAGCTACCGTCGCTCTGCTGGTCGCATGCTGGCTATGGTCTGCTGACGCAATTGCTCAACCACCGGTATCCATGGTGGCACCCGCCGCAAATGGCGACGACAACGATCCCGTTTCACGTGACGTTCGTGAAATGTACGATGCCGGGTTGGCCTACCTGCTGCAAACGCAAACCGAAAATGGTACCTGGTCTGCGGGAGGTGAAGCGGGCGCGGGGACGACGGCGCTTGGGTTGTTGGCGTTTTTGGCGTCCGGGGATGATCCCAATTTTGGGCTTTACCGCAGCGCCATTCGTAAATCGCTTCGCAACATCATCCGTAACCAATCGAGCGATACCGGTTACATGGGGCCGAGCATGTATCACCACGGTTTTGCGATGTTGGCGCTGGCTGAGGCATACGGCGCGGTGGACGAAACCGATTTATGGAGTGGCGATTCGATTGAGATTGCCGATCGTGAAAATCAACGCAGCATCGGGCAAGCGTTGGAGTTGGCGGTGCGGTCGGCATTGACATCTCAGAAGAACAATCCGCTCGGAGCGTGGCGGTATTCGCCAGGGGCGAAAGATGCCGACACCTCGGTCAGCGGCGCGGTGATGATGGGTTTGTTGGCCGCCCGCAACGCCGGGATCGAAGTTTCGGATGAGGCAATCGATCGGGGGTTGGATTATTTTTCAAGCATGACATCCGAGACCGGCGCGGTGGGCTACGCGGGAGGTCTGAGTGGATTTGGTGAATCGATCGCACGTTCGTCGATCGTATGTTTGGTCTATGCCATCGCGAGACGAAAAGATCTGCCTCCGTATGCGGCGACCGAAAGCTACTTGCGAAAAAATCTGAACGAACGAACCGGGTGGATCGAATACGCATGGTACTACCAATCGCAAGCTCTGTTTCAAGCGGATGTCGAGTTGTGGGAAAAATGGAACGATTCGTTGGTGCGAAAATTAAAGTCACGCCAGAGTCCCGATGGTAGCTTTTCGGGTGACTTGGGAGCAGCGAATTCGACCTCAATGTCACTGTTGGCTTTGGCATTGAACTTTCGATTCCTGCCAATTTACGAGCGATAA
- a CDS encoding TlpA disulfide reductase family protein, producing MRNGFVFAVMFCFAAPSFCAAAPAMRVWLVDGGYVDGNLSCDGSTDRILCDSPLFATPLVFDAEVVQSITKKNTIFGRRYKLRRLETLQGEFGNPARALVTQSAVSDWRRLITSHSLEMKLESSGVELSGWLLDRPPNRSGRLVWQTALAVNASMISQSSQGRIVIGSPLREDVSDASDGALPIVFRAGDVVDAVITRMDSHGVTARWSGRGDVLIPNADLESVTLTKVTKPLDVHPRDLQRVLVVPRLMKDTPPTHLVVSVTGDLLRCNVLELTADVLAVQVRSKTIELPRHRVAKIVWLHPQSASQRTSTENRIHAMLVDHRQVTLRDFAIEAQQLTGQSRAFDEFAVPLSDVKSIYFGRDAVARASDRVERDWAFESATVPMAYRDEPPRKAPALGVASPLIGKPAPDFNLNTIERESFDLAALKGRVVVVDFWASWSAPSLQGLSESAQAILEIGGNDVAWVAINLEESAATASRAIERVSVDASVLMDVDGDAAYVYEAKSLPHTVILDRNGVVVTVIDSSTPKRLEVFRQALQQVFTEPK from the coding sequence ATGCGAAATGGCTTTGTTTTTGCCGTGATGTTTTGTTTCGCGGCGCCTTCGTTTTGTGCCGCCGCGCCTGCGATGCGAGTTTGGCTTGTCGATGGAGGCTATGTCGATGGGAATCTGAGTTGCGACGGCAGCACCGATCGCATCCTTTGCGATAGTCCTCTGTTCGCCACGCCGTTGGTATTTGACGCCGAAGTGGTGCAGAGCATCACTAAGAAGAACACGATCTTTGGTCGCCGGTACAAACTGCGTCGTTTGGAAACGCTGCAAGGCGAATTTGGCAATCCGGCACGGGCTCTCGTTACCCAGTCGGCCGTTTCGGATTGGCGCCGATTGATCACATCTCACTCGCTCGAGATGAAACTTGAATCGAGTGGCGTCGAGCTCTCAGGATGGTTGTTGGATCGTCCGCCGAATCGCAGCGGTCGTTTGGTATGGCAGACCGCGTTGGCGGTCAATGCGTCCATGATCAGCCAAAGTTCGCAAGGGCGAATTGTCATCGGGTCGCCGCTTCGCGAAGACGTTTCCGACGCGTCAGACGGAGCATTGCCAATCGTTTTTCGCGCGGGCGATGTCGTCGACGCAGTGATCACCCGCATGGATTCGCACGGCGTGACCGCGCGCTGGTCGGGGCGTGGTGACGTGTTGATTCCGAATGCGGATCTTGAATCGGTGACGTTGACGAAAGTCACTAAACCGCTTGACGTTCATCCACGCGACCTGCAGCGAGTGCTTGTCGTGCCTCGGTTGATGAAGGACACGCCGCCGACGCACTTGGTGGTTTCAGTGACGGGGGATTTGTTGCGATGCAATGTTCTCGAATTAACGGCGGACGTTTTAGCCGTCCAAGTACGATCCAAGACGATCGAGCTTCCGCGTCACCGCGTCGCCAAAATCGTTTGGCTTCATCCACAGTCGGCGTCACAGCGAACCTCGACGGAGAATCGCATCCATGCGATGTTGGTGGATCATCGCCAGGTCACGCTGCGGGATTTTGCAATCGAAGCACAACAGTTGACGGGGCAGAGCAGGGCGTTTGATGAATTTGCAGTTCCGCTTAGTGACGTCAAGTCCATCTATTTTGGACGCGATGCCGTCGCCCGGGCATCGGACCGTGTCGAGCGTGACTGGGCGTTCGAATCGGCAACTGTACCGATGGCATACCGCGATGAACCGCCACGCAAAGCACCTGCGTTAGGCGTTGCTTCGCCGTTGATTGGCAAGCCGGCACCCGATTTTAATTTGAACACAATCGAGCGGGAATCGTTTGATTTAGCGGCGTTAAAAGGGCGAGTGGTCGTGGTCGATTTTTGGGCCAGTTGGAGTGCGCCGAGTTTGCAAGGATTATCCGAGTCCGCCCAGGCGATCTTGGAGATTGGTGGTAACGACGTCGCCTGGGTGGCTATTAATTTGGAAGAGTCCGCCGCGACGGCTTCGCGGGCGATCGAGCGAGTCAGCGTGGATGCGTCGGTGTTGATGGATGTCGACGGCGACGCCGCGTACGTCTACGAGGCCAAGTCGCTGCCGCATACCGTCATCCTCGATCGCAACGGAGTGGTGGTAACCGTGATCGACAGCAGCACCCCAAAACGTCTGGAAGTCTTTCGCCAAGCATTACAACAGGTGTTCACCGAGCCAAAGTAG